A window from Mycolicibacterium tokaiense encodes these proteins:
- a CDS encoding dihydrolipoyl dehydrogenase family protein, translating to MSDNSRFDAVIIGGGPGGVTAATQLAGLGLTTALVENRLIGGECHYWACNPTKTLLRPIEVLELAKEVPGVRELLRGDRVDTAAALAKRDTIIDHLSDDGLVDALTQAGIDVLHGHGRLNGERAVTITEVEGRTQRVQARHAVVLATGTRPLLPDIAGLAAASPWTNRELATMTRVPPRTIVLGGGVVGVECATILSGLGSDVTMLVRGTTLLRGSEPFAGERVARALRDRGVTIQFRAVPTSVARRAAGGAVTVTLGDGILEADEIVVATGRLVNTDDLGMATVGLDGGEFVAVDDHLTSTGVEGHWLYAIGDTTGRALLSHVSQYHAGIVANVVKARADGTALDGPEYVVRDNGTLPQVIFTDPNVIEVGRTESDARAAGFTVTTRTVDYPGMPGELLIQRDGFDAAAKLVVDADRDVLLGATFVGPGVADLVHAATVAVVGQVPLSVLRHAVAPHPSLSQMWNALLAAPADA from the coding sequence GTGTCCGATAATTCGCGGTTCGACGCTGTGATCATCGGCGGAGGCCCGGGTGGGGTCACCGCGGCCACCCAACTGGCCGGCCTGGGGTTGACCACGGCGCTGGTGGAAAACCGCCTGATCGGCGGCGAATGTCATTACTGGGCGTGTAATCCCACCAAAACGTTGTTGCGGCCCATCGAAGTTCTCGAACTCGCCAAAGAGGTTCCGGGGGTGCGCGAGCTCCTGCGCGGGGATCGTGTCGACACCGCTGCAGCCCTGGCCAAACGCGATACCATCATCGACCACCTGTCCGACGACGGCCTCGTTGACGCTCTGACGCAGGCCGGTATCGACGTGTTGCACGGCCACGGTCGGCTGAATGGCGAACGCGCCGTGACGATCACCGAGGTCGAGGGACGCACACAGCGCGTGCAAGCCCGCCACGCAGTCGTCCTGGCGACCGGCACCCGCCCACTCCTACCTGATATCGCCGGGCTGGCCGCGGCGTCGCCGTGGACCAATCGGGAGCTCGCGACCATGACGCGTGTACCGCCCCGAACGATAGTGCTCGGCGGTGGTGTGGTGGGCGTCGAATGCGCGACCATCCTGTCAGGGCTGGGCAGTGACGTGACCATGCTGGTGCGGGGTACCACCTTGCTGCGGGGGTCCGAGCCGTTCGCAGGTGAACGGGTGGCACGCGCCCTGCGCGACCGCGGTGTCACGATCCAGTTCCGCGCCGTACCGACCTCGGTCGCGCGTCGTGCAGCGGGCGGCGCGGTGACGGTCACGCTCGGCGACGGCATACTCGAAGCCGACGAGATCGTCGTTGCTACAGGTCGACTGGTCAACACCGATGACCTCGGAATGGCCACCGTCGGCCTGGACGGCGGGGAATTCGTAGCGGTGGACGATCATTTGACCTCCACCGGTGTCGAGGGGCACTGGCTGTATGCGATCGGTGACACGACCGGTCGCGCCCTGCTGTCGCACGTCTCCCAATACCACGCGGGAATCGTGGCCAACGTGGTCAAGGCCCGGGCAGACGGCACCGCACTCGACGGCCCGGAGTACGTGGTGCGGGACAACGGCACCCTCCCCCAGGTGATCTTCACCGACCCGAACGTGATCGAGGTGGGTCGCACCGAATCAGACGCGCGCGCTGCGGGATTCACCGTCACGACCAGAACAGTCGACTATCCGGGCATGCCGGGCGAACTGCTGATCCAGCGAGACGGCTTCGACGCGGCAGCCAAGCTGGTGGTCGATGCCGATCGTGATGTCCTGCTCGGCGCCACCTTCGTCGGGCCGGGTGTCGCCGACCTCGTGCACGCAGCCACGGTCGCGGTGGTGGGCCAGGTACCGCTGTCGGTGCTGCGTCACGCTGTTGCGCCTCATCCCTCGCTCAGCCAGATGTGGAACGCGCTACTGGCGGCGCCCGCCGACGCCTGA
- a CDS encoding SDR family NAD(P)-dependent oxidoreductase — translation MTDPLFDVTDRVVLVTGGSRGLGAAMSTALAQRGARVVVASRKLAACEELAARITAAGGQAHPLACHVGDWESLEGVVDAAEAVWGRLDGLVNNAGMSPVAPSLLETTETLFDKIVGVNLKGPTRLTALAATAMARTGGGSIVNISSVASVRPTPLTTTYSAAKAGLNALTAATAMEYANVGVRVNGIVCGVFDTDATAGFVRNPDLLASVVRPVALQRVGRPDEIVGAVLYLLSEASSYTTGSLMTVDGGRG, via the coding sequence ATGACCGATCCACTCTTCGACGTCACCGACCGCGTGGTCCTGGTCACCGGCGGCAGTCGGGGCCTGGGCGCCGCGATGAGCACCGCGTTGGCGCAGCGCGGCGCCCGGGTGGTGGTGGCCAGCCGCAAACTCGCCGCGTGCGAGGAGCTGGCCGCCAGGATCACCGCGGCCGGCGGACAGGCACACCCGCTGGCGTGCCATGTCGGCGACTGGGAGTCGCTCGAGGGCGTTGTCGACGCCGCCGAAGCGGTATGGGGACGACTGGACGGGTTGGTGAACAACGCGGGCATGAGCCCGGTTGCACCGTCGCTGCTGGAGACCACCGAGACGCTGTTCGACAAGATCGTCGGCGTCAATCTCAAAGGGCCCACCCGCCTCACCGCGCTGGCCGCCACCGCCATGGCCCGCACCGGCGGCGGCTCCATCGTCAACATCAGCTCGGTGGCCTCGGTCAGGCCGACGCCACTCACCACGACGTACTCCGCGGCGAAGGCCGGCCTGAACGCGCTGACTGCGGCGACGGCGATGGAGTACGCGAACGTCGGCGTCCGCGTCAACGGGATCGTGTGTGGGGTGTTCGACACCGACGCCACAGCGGGTTTCGTCCGTAATCCTGACCTGCTGGCCAGCGTGGTCCGACCCGTCGCGTTGCAGCGGGTGGGGCGGCCCGACGAGATCGTCGGTGCGGTGCTGTATCTGCTGTCCGAGGCGTCGAGTTACACGACCGGGTCGTTGATGACCGTCGACGGTGGACGGGGTTGA
- a CDS encoding flavodoxin family protein, translating to MTTPPVAPDFTGLKAMFINCTLKRSPETSNTQGLVDRSVALMRKNGVEVDQIRAVDHDIAIGVRPDMTEYGWATDEWPALLQRVLAADILVLAGPVWLGDNSSVMRQVIERLYGYSGVLNDNGQYAYYGRAGGCLLTGNEDGVKHCAMSILFSLQHIGYTVPPQADAGWMGEAGPGPSYLDEGSGGPENDFVNRNTTFLTYNLMHMAKLLKDAGGFPAYGNQRSEWDAGCDFGYENPEYR from the coding sequence ATGACCACCCCGCCCGTTGCCCCTGATTTCACCGGCCTGAAGGCCATGTTCATCAACTGCACACTCAAACGCTCACCGGAAACCAGCAACACCCAGGGCCTGGTGGACCGCAGTGTGGCCCTGATGCGCAAGAACGGCGTCGAGGTCGATCAGATCCGCGCAGTGGACCATGACATCGCCATCGGCGTGCGACCCGACATGACCGAGTACGGCTGGGCCACCGACGAATGGCCGGCGCTGCTGCAGCGGGTGCTGGCCGCCGACATCCTGGTGCTGGCCGGCCCGGTGTGGCTGGGCGACAACAGTTCGGTGATGCGCCAGGTGATCGAGCGCCTGTACGGGTACTCCGGTGTGCTCAACGACAACGGCCAGTACGCGTACTACGGCCGGGCCGGCGGCTGTCTGCTGACCGGCAACGAGGACGGCGTCAAGCACTGCGCCATGAGCATCCTGTTCAGCCTGCAGCACATCGGCTACACGGTGCCGCCGCAGGCCGACGCCGGCTGGATGGGTGAAGCAGGCCCGGGCCCGTCCTACCTGGACGAGGGTTCCGGGGGCCCGGAGAACGACTTCGTCAACCGCAACACCACCTTTCTCACCTACAACCTGATGCACATGGCCAAGCTGCTCAAGGACGCCGGCGGCTTCCCGGCATACGGCAACCAACGCTCCGAATGGGACGCCGGCTGCGATTTCGGTTACGAGAACCCCGAATACCGTTAG
- a CDS encoding threonine/serine ThrE exporter family protein, translating into MGSPDHDAVLQAATLLQNNGQSTGMTLAAVNRLNRGLDTHAVLIPSWSSLLLSDDSTRTARWAPVSPTGVNIRRVAAAMRVVDAAQDGPLDRTTVRAELDRAAQLPASHAAVFTLACATGAGALAVIFGADHPAVVLLAALSGAVGGALRRTIGRWGAGPLPQVLLAATVAGLIGAAALRADLGPSAALVVLCPVLILVPGPHLLNGALDLLALRVTLGLSRLGYASVLVAAIGAGLMLGLQAGGETLPMVSSVGRTPLLGDVLAAGVAAASYSVYFSMPYRLIAWPVAAGMLAHAAHWWALSGWGSGPATAALIACLIVGVLLVPVSHLVRIPFAGIGFASVVSLIPGSYALHMLGGLVALPGDPSPSLLAATVANGVVATSVVAAMAVGLAIPMHVRDVVEQRRQEGSGFRL; encoded by the coding sequence ATGGGCAGCCCCGACCACGACGCCGTGCTGCAGGCGGCGACCCTGCTGCAGAACAACGGGCAGTCCACCGGCATGACGCTGGCGGCGGTCAACCGCCTCAACCGCGGCCTCGACACCCACGCCGTGCTGATCCCCTCCTGGTCGTCGCTGCTGCTCAGTGATGACAGCACCCGCACCGCACGGTGGGCCCCGGTATCGCCCACCGGGGTCAACATCAGACGGGTTGCGGCTGCGATGCGGGTGGTCGACGCCGCGCAGGACGGGCCGCTGGATCGGACCACCGTGCGCGCCGAGCTCGACCGGGCCGCGCAGTTGCCGGCCTCGCATGCCGCGGTGTTCACACTGGCCTGCGCCACCGGGGCCGGTGCGCTGGCGGTGATCTTCGGCGCCGACCATCCCGCCGTCGTCCTGTTGGCCGCGCTCAGCGGTGCAGTCGGTGGGGCGCTGCGACGCACAATCGGCCGGTGGGGCGCCGGCCCCCTGCCGCAGGTACTGCTGGCGGCGACGGTGGCCGGACTGATCGGCGCCGCCGCACTGCGCGCCGACCTCGGGCCGAGCGCTGCGCTGGTGGTGTTGTGCCCCGTGCTGATCCTGGTGCCCGGCCCGCATCTGCTCAACGGGGCGCTCGACCTGCTGGCGTTGCGGGTGACGCTCGGGTTGTCGCGGCTGGGTTACGCCTCGGTGTTGGTGGCCGCCATCGGAGCCGGGCTGATGCTCGGCTTGCAGGCCGGCGGCGAAACGCTGCCCATGGTGAGCTCGGTGGGCCGGACCCCGTTGCTCGGCGACGTCCTGGCTGCAGGCGTGGCGGCCGCGTCGTACTCGGTGTACTTCTCCATGCCGTACCGCTTGATCGCCTGGCCCGTTGCTGCAGGCATGCTGGCCCATGCTGCGCACTGGTGGGCGCTGTCCGGCTGGGGCAGTGGCCCGGCGACGGCCGCACTGATCGCGTGCCTGATCGTCGGGGTGCTGTTGGTGCCGGTGTCACACCTGGTGCGGATACCGTTTGCCGGCATCGGCTTTGCTTCGGTGGTGTCGCTGATCCCCGGCTCCTACGCGCTGCACATGCTGGGCGGGCTGGTCGCTCTTCCCGGGGATCCGTCGCCGTCCCTGCTGGCAGCGACGGTGGCCAACGGTGTGGTCGCGACGTCGGTGGTTGCTGCGATGGCCGTCGGCCTGGCGATACCGATGCACGTGCGCGACGTCGTGGAGCAGCGGCGCCAGGAAGGGTCGGGCTTTCGCTTGTAG
- the fumC gene encoding class II fumarate hydratase, with translation MAEYHMSDVPIGIDADGTRTESDSMGEIDVAADRYWGAQTQRSLIHFSIGTDRMPKEVYHAYGYVKKAAAQVNARAGRLPQWKADAIARVCDEVIAGDLDDHFPLYVFQTGSGTQSNMNVNEVISNRAIQLLGGVLGSKAPIHPNDDVNMGQSSNDTFPTAMHIAAVLEIQGRLLPSARALHQSLTDTGQRWNDLVKIGRTHLEDAVPLTVGQEWSGWAAQLDTALTRVEAAQNELYRLAAGGTAVGTGLNAPHDFGTEVAAEIAALTSRPFVTAPNKFEALGGLDGIVAAGAALRGLAVTLMKVANDIRWLASGPRAGLAELTLPANEPGSSIMPGKVNPTQCEAMVMVCIQVLGDDAAIGMAGSQGNFQLNAMRPIIINNFLHSARILGDSCEKFRRYCIDGIDVNQAQITDYVNRSLMLVTALSPVIGYDNASAIAHDADRTGRTLRESALASGLVSAEEFDRIVVPSQMVGPF, from the coding sequence ATGGCCGAATACCACATGTCGGACGTGCCCATCGGCATCGACGCCGACGGTACCCGCACCGAATCGGACTCCATGGGCGAGATCGACGTTGCCGCCGACCGGTACTGGGGTGCGCAGACGCAGCGCTCGCTGATCCACTTCTCCATCGGCACCGACCGGATGCCCAAAGAGGTCTACCACGCCTACGGCTACGTGAAAAAGGCTGCCGCACAGGTCAATGCCCGCGCCGGTCGACTACCGCAGTGGAAAGCCGACGCCATCGCCAGGGTGTGCGACGAGGTGATCGCCGGCGACCTCGACGACCACTTCCCGCTGTACGTCTTCCAGACCGGCTCCGGCACCCAGTCGAACATGAACGTCAACGAGGTCATCAGCAACCGGGCCATTCAGCTGCTCGGCGGAGTGCTCGGATCCAAGGCACCGATCCACCCCAACGATGACGTCAACATGGGGCAGTCGTCCAACGACACCTTCCCCACCGCCATGCACATCGCCGCCGTACTCGAGATCCAGGGTCGACTGCTGCCCAGTGCGCGCGCCCTGCACCAGTCGCTGACCGACACCGGGCAGCGATGGAACGATCTGGTGAAGATCGGCAGAACACATCTCGAAGACGCGGTCCCGCTGACCGTCGGTCAGGAATGGTCCGGCTGGGCGGCGCAACTGGACACCGCGCTCACCCGGGTCGAGGCCGCACAGAACGAGCTCTACCGCCTGGCCGCCGGCGGCACCGCGGTGGGCACCGGGCTGAACGCGCCGCACGATTTCGGCACCGAGGTGGCTGCGGAGATCGCCGCACTCACCAGCAGACCATTCGTCACCGCCCCCAACAAGTTCGAGGCCCTGGGCGGCCTCGACGGCATCGTCGCCGCGGGCGCAGCACTGCGTGGCCTGGCCGTGACCCTGATGAAGGTCGCCAACGACATCCGGTGGCTGGCGTCGGGACCGCGGGCCGGGTTGGCCGAACTCACACTGCCCGCCAACGAACCGGGCAGCTCGATCATGCCCGGCAAGGTCAACCCGACCCAGTGTGAAGCGATGGTCATGGTGTGCATCCAGGTGCTCGGTGACGACGCCGCGATCGGGATGGCGGGATCGCAGGGCAATTTCCAGCTCAATGCGATGCGGCCGATCATCATCAACAACTTCCTGCATTCAGCGCGCATCCTGGGCGACTCGTGCGAGAAGTTCCGCCGGTACTGCATCGACGGGATCGACGTCAACCAAGCGCAGATCACCGACTACGTGAACCGCTCCCTGATGCTGGTGACGGCACTGTCGCCGGTGATCGGGTACGACAACGCGTCGGCGATTGCACACGACGCCGATCGCACGGGACGTACGCTGCGCGAATCCGCACTCGCCTCGGGTCTTGTCAGTGCCGAGGAGTTCGACCGCATCGTGGTCCCGTCACAGATGGTGGGGCCGTTCTAG
- a CDS encoding GOLPH3/VPS74 family protein produces the protein MQDADIPTPTLAEDLLLVLFQPDSGTIAGETTLFYPLAGAVLSDLALQQKVTTSSRSGAVMVKPVEGQPPSDDIFASTWDYISTKPRSVQTVLAAIGPTLRGPLLARLVARGDLRAEKTKTLGLFTSTALRLGDNGRRAAVLARVRDALVDGADPSPRTAALAALLWKSGSLPQLHREIPWTSAVISRAQELERGQWGATAAGEAVARTLAAIVANSVIVTTAVTPPN, from the coding sequence ATGCAGGACGCTGACATTCCGACACCCACCCTGGCCGAGGATCTGCTGCTGGTGTTGTTCCAGCCCGACTCCGGCACCATCGCCGGGGAGACCACGCTGTTCTATCCTCTGGCCGGTGCCGTGCTCTCCGATCTGGCTCTGCAGCAGAAGGTGACCACGAGCTCGCGGTCCGGTGCGGTGATGGTGAAACCTGTTGAGGGTCAACCACCGTCGGATGACATCTTCGCCTCCACGTGGGACTACATCAGCACGAAACCGCGCTCGGTGCAGACGGTGTTGGCCGCGATCGGCCCGACCCTGCGCGGGCCGCTGCTGGCACGCCTGGTCGCCCGAGGTGACCTGCGGGCGGAGAAGACGAAAACGCTGGGCCTGTTCACCTCCACCGCACTGCGACTCGGTGACAACGGCCGCCGCGCGGCCGTTCTCGCCCGCGTCCGTGACGCCCTGGTCGATGGCGCCGATCCGAGCCCCCGTACCGCCGCACTGGCCGCGCTGCTGTGGAAGAGCGGATCACTTCCCCAGTTGCACCGCGAGATCCCCTGGACGTCGGCGGTGATCAGCCGCGCGCAGGAACTGGAGCGCGGACAGTGGGGCGCCACGGCGGCCGGCGAAGCGGTGGCCCGCACCCTGGCTGCGATCGTGGCCAACAGTGTCATCGTCACGACGGCAGTGACCCCGCCGAACTGA
- a CDS encoding VanW family protein — protein MSEEQSDGARRRLRRRLLGAGIPLVALASLYVADLVVTSAKVPRGVTAAGVTLGGLTPSEAEQRLREEISPRQSRPIPVTLGSVEATIDPGLTGLAADPGATVEQAGGQPLNPITRVMSFFVQTPVELVSSVDEQALTASLDEIGAAVAEDPVEGSIVFVDGEPVASDPQSGQRLDVTAATATILDNWATGETLDLPIVELPARTAAEDVAGALDDIATPAVSGPVTVRGENGVDGVLTPDDIAAALSFRPGQGRLVPELDTPRIIDVLRPQLAASEIPGRNADIDFAATPPMKVPAQDGRRVDFAATLDDLPAVLRDTDDRDITAVYLDDEPTFTLEQLDALGPVEVIGEFQTGGFASDSGRNIRRAAQQINGLVVRPGETFSLNAATNPRNAAAGYVEAGVIENGRPARGVGGGVSQVATTLFNAAYFAGMEDVEHHEHSYYISRYPAGREATVFEDVLDVKFRNDGPTSVQIQTEWTPSSITVRLLGIKRYDVTSSQSARSRPTEPQTVTIPAGEACSASGGAPGFTITDTRTLRDIATGQTRTESHTVVYDPIPRVVCGVGDAA, from the coding sequence ATGTCCGAGGAACAGAGCGACGGCGCACGGCGGCGGCTGCGTCGGCGACTCCTGGGCGCCGGCATTCCGCTGGTCGCGCTGGCGTCGCTGTATGTCGCTGACCTGGTGGTGACCTCGGCCAAGGTGCCCCGGGGAGTCACCGCGGCCGGCGTGACGCTGGGCGGGCTGACACCGAGCGAAGCCGAGCAACGCCTGCGTGAGGAGATCTCCCCCCGCCAAAGCCGGCCGATTCCGGTGACCCTGGGATCGGTGGAGGCGACCATCGACCCCGGTCTGACAGGGCTCGCAGCGGACCCGGGTGCCACCGTCGAGCAGGCCGGCGGACAACCGCTGAACCCGATCACCCGCGTCATGTCGTTCTTCGTACAGACACCCGTGGAGCTGGTGAGCTCGGTGGACGAGCAGGCGCTCACCGCGTCACTCGACGAGATCGGGGCGGCCGTCGCCGAGGATCCGGTGGAAGGCTCGATCGTGTTCGTCGACGGTGAGCCGGTGGCCTCGGACCCGCAGTCGGGTCAGCGCCTGGACGTCACCGCCGCAACAGCCACCATCCTGGACAATTGGGCCACCGGCGAGACCCTGGATCTGCCGATCGTCGAACTCCCCGCGCGCACCGCCGCCGAGGATGTGGCGGGGGCACTGGACGACATCGCCACGCCTGCGGTGTCGGGACCTGTCACCGTCCGCGGCGAGAACGGAGTCGACGGTGTGCTGACGCCGGACGACATCGCAGCGGCGCTGAGCTTCCGCCCCGGGCAGGGCCGGTTGGTGCCCGAACTCGACACACCCAGGATCATCGACGTCCTGCGCCCGCAACTGGCGGCGTCCGAGATACCCGGGCGCAACGCCGATATCGACTTCGCGGCCACCCCGCCGATGAAAGTGCCTGCGCAGGATGGCCGCCGGGTCGACTTCGCGGCCACCCTCGATGACCTGCCCGCCGTGCTGCGCGACACCGATGACCGCGACATCACCGCCGTCTACCTCGACGACGAGCCCACCTTCACCCTCGAGCAGCTCGACGCGCTGGGACCGGTGGAGGTCATCGGCGAGTTCCAGACCGGCGGTTTCGCCAGCGACTCGGGCCGTAACATCCGCCGCGCCGCCCAACAGATCAACGGCCTCGTGGTCCGGCCGGGTGAGACCTTCAGCCTCAACGCCGCTACCAATCCGCGTAACGCCGCGGCCGGCTACGTCGAAGCGGGCGTCATCGAAAATGGCAGGCCCGCACGGGGTGTCGGCGGCGGGGTATCGCAGGTGGCCACCACATTGTTCAATGCTGCCTACTTCGCCGGCATGGAGGACGTCGAGCATCACGAGCACAGTTACTACATCAGCCGCTACCCGGCGGGCCGTGAGGCAACCGTGTTCGAAGACGTGCTGGACGTCAAATTCCGCAACGACGGCCCCACCTCCGTGCAGATCCAGACCGAATGGACACCGAGCAGCATCACGGTGCGGCTGCTGGGCATCAAGCGGTACGACGTGACGTCCTCGCAGAGCGCGCGCAGCCGACCCACCGAACCGCAGACCGTCACCATCCCCGCGGGTGAGGCCTGCAGCGCCAGCGGCGGCGCGCCGGGATTCACCATCACAGACACCCGCACCCTGCGCGACATCGCCACCGGACAGACCCGCACCGAGTCCCACACCGTCGTCTACGATCCGATCCCCCGGGTGGTCTGCGGCGTCGGAGATGCGGCGTGA
- a CDS encoding MFS transporter: MAHSAALVTAGTALIASCYGLARFTYGLFSPDFAAEFALSPAMSGVLGSGSYVGYCVAIVVATVLTPRWGARRVAVLAGATATVGIATVAASSSAAMLAVGILVAGSSTGIASPPMAAAVARWISQRRRDQAQTLVNAGTGIGVLLSGPIALALRSDWRSAWAIFAVLSALVTVAVWRYVPAGVHAPEGHRSPGNWPPGSVRLLVCSAALGLASIAVWTLGRQVISEQGGTPLVSALVWTVLGGAGLVGAVSGPLVGRLGIARAWQLGMVVMGAATTAFAVFAQLPVVTVAAAFAFGAAYIALTGVLLVWATRLFPERVAFGVGSAFLVVAAGQAAGSTLAGSGVQMLSITTVFIICTAIALAGAAVGHRL, translated from the coding sequence ATGGCCCATTCCGCAGCGCTCGTGACGGCCGGTACTGCGCTCATCGCCTCGTGCTACGGCCTGGCCCGCTTCACCTACGGGCTCTTCTCCCCCGACTTCGCCGCAGAATTCGCGCTGAGCCCGGCAATGTCCGGTGTGCTCGGCTCCGGCAGTTACGTGGGCTACTGCGTGGCGATCGTCGTCGCAACCGTCCTGACGCCGCGCTGGGGCGCCCGCCGGGTAGCCGTGCTGGCCGGTGCCACCGCCACGGTGGGGATCGCCACCGTCGCCGCCTCGTCGTCGGCAGCGATGCTGGCAGTCGGGATCCTGGTGGCCGGTTCCAGCACCGGTATCGCCTCACCCCCGATGGCGGCGGCCGTCGCTCGGTGGATCTCGCAGCGTCGCAGGGACCAGGCCCAGACCCTGGTCAATGCCGGTACCGGGATCGGGGTATTGCTCTCCGGACCGATCGCGCTGGCCCTGCGATCCGACTGGCGGTCGGCCTGGGCCATTTTTGCCGTGCTCAGCGCCCTGGTGACGGTGGCGGTCTGGCGTTACGTCCCGGCGGGCGTCCATGCCCCCGAGGGACACCGCTCGCCGGGGAACTGGCCGCCCGGCAGTGTGCGTTTGCTCGTCTGTTCGGCGGCACTCGGCCTGGCCAGCATCGCCGTATGGACGCTGGGGCGCCAGGTGATCAGCGAACAGGGCGGGACGCCGCTGGTGTCGGCGCTGGTGTGGACGGTGCTCGGCGGCGCCGGGCTGGTCGGTGCGGTGTCCGGTCCACTGGTGGGCCGCCTGGGTATCGCACGCGCCTGGCAACTCGGCATGGTGGTCATGGGTGCAGCCACCACCGCTTTCGCGGTGTTCGCCCAGCTACCGGTGGTCACCGTCGCGGCGGCCTTCGCGTTCGGCGCGGCCTACATCGCCCTGACCGGTGTGTTGCTGGTCTGGGCCACCCGGCTGTTTCCCGAGCGGGTCGCCTTCGGCGTCGGGAGCGCGTTCCTGGTGGTGGCAGCAGGGCAGGCCGCAGGTTCGACACTGGCCGGATCTGGCGTCCAAATGCTCTCTATCACAACAGTTTTCATCATATGCACGGCAATTGCCCTGGCGGGCGCCGCCGTGGGCCACCGTCTGTAG
- a CDS encoding FAD-binding oxidoreductase, translating to MGHQACQPTEGATVDGVSTLVEALRQRLPADRLIIDPDVTATYAHDEAEWAPHVPPAAVVRARSAEDVQQVVLICLDAGVPVVTRGAGTGLSGGANAVDGCVVVSLEAMDAILRIDELERCAVVQPGVVNDHLRAAAAEKGLWYPPDPASSPWSTIGGNVATNAGGLCCVKYGVTADYVMGMQVVTGSGDIVRLGRTTAKGVAGYSLAALMVGSEGTLGIITEVTVKLRPAQGPQRTVAGYFDSVVDAGRAVENVAAAGLTPSALELVDRQCLLAVDAWKKMGLAVDANAVLLGRVDTADPAGEQEAHLMRRCFDSAGASWSAVSTDQEEAEALFAARRLAYPAMERLGPVLTEDVCVPKRHVADMLARIEKIGARHGITIANVAHAGDGNLHPLLITAQGDEDARRRAQVAFAEIIDAALELGGTVTGEHGVGLLKMDGLVKELDPVVLDMHRAVKHALDPHGILNPGKVFGSAGR from the coding sequence ATGGGCCATCAGGCCTGCCAGCCTACCGAGGGGGCTACCGTCGACGGGGTGTCCACTCTCGTCGAGGCGCTGCGGCAGCGCCTGCCGGCTGACCGGTTGATCATCGATCCGGACGTCACCGCGACCTATGCCCACGACGAGGCCGAGTGGGCGCCGCACGTGCCACCGGCGGCGGTGGTGCGTGCCCGGTCCGCCGAGGACGTCCAACAGGTGGTGTTGATCTGTCTGGATGCGGGCGTACCGGTGGTGACACGGGGTGCGGGTACCGGGCTCTCCGGTGGCGCCAACGCCGTCGACGGGTGTGTGGTGGTCTCGCTCGAGGCGATGGACGCGATCCTGCGTATCGACGAACTCGAGCGCTGCGCGGTGGTGCAGCCCGGCGTGGTCAACGACCATCTGCGTGCGGCGGCCGCGGAGAAGGGCCTGTGGTACCCGCCGGATCCGGCCAGCTCGCCGTGGTCGACCATCGGGGGCAATGTCGCCACCAATGCCGGCGGCCTGTGTTGCGTGAAGTACGGCGTCACAGCCGATTACGTGATGGGTATGCAGGTGGTCACCGGTTCCGGGGACATCGTGCGCCTCGGGCGCACCACCGCAAAGGGGGTGGCCGGCTACAGCCTGGCGGCACTGATGGTGGGCTCAGAGGGAACCCTGGGCATCATCACCGAGGTGACGGTGAAGCTGCGCCCGGCGCAGGGTCCCCAGCGCACGGTTGCCGGTTACTTCGACTCGGTGGTCGACGCCGGTCGCGCGGTGGAGAACGTCGCGGCCGCGGGTCTGACGCCGTCGGCGCTGGAACTGGTGGACCGGCAGTGTCTGCTGGCCGTCGATGCGTGGAAGAAGATGGGTCTGGCGGTGGACGCCAACGCGGTGCTGCTGGGGCGTGTAGACACCGCCGATCCAGCTGGCGAGCAGGAGGCTCATCTGATGCGCCGGTGCTTCGACTCCGCCGGCGCCTCGTGGTCGGCGGTGTCGACCGATCAGGAGGAGGCCGAAGCGCTGTTCGCTGCCCGCAGATTGGCGTATCCGGCCATGGAACGGCTGGGCCCGGTGCTCACCGAGGACGTGTGTGTACCCAAGCGCCACGTCGCGGACATGCTCGCGCGGATCGAGAAGATCGGCGCGCGCCACGGGATCACCATCGCCAACGTCGCCCATGCCGGGGACGGCAACCTGCATCCGCTGCTGATCACCGCGCAGGGGGACGAGGATGCCCGCCGGCGGGCGCAGGTGGCGTTCGCCGAGATCATCGACGCGGCATTGGAATTGGGTGGCACCGTCACCGGTGAGCACGGCGTGGGATTGCTGAAGATGGACGGCCTGGTCAAGGAGCTGGATCCCGTGGTGCTCGACATGCATCGAGCCGTCAAGCACGCACTGGACCCACACGGAATCCTCAACCCCGGCAAGGTCTTCGGTTCAGCCGGACGCTAA